From the genome of Natrinema marinum:
GGGCGGTGCAACCGGCGAGACCAACGGCTCCGCCCGTCGCTGCAGCCCCGAGAAGCGTCCGCCTGGTGACTCGAGCACCGCCGGCTCCGGAGCGGTCCCGATCGGATTCGGAGCGGACACGATTGGCTGCCGCGTCGTCGGCATGCCGATCCGATCGCGCGTCCCGACCGGCGTCACCGTCTCGAGGAGCGGCGGGCTCGCTCACGCGTTACTCCTGCTGGGCGTCGACGACGGCGACGCCGGCCAGGTTGACGATATCCTTGACCTCGTCGCCGCGCTGGAGGACGTGGACCGGCTTGTCCATCCCGACCAGCATCGGGCCGATGGCGTCGGCCCCGCCGAGGCGCTGGAGCAGTTTGTAGCCGATGTTCCCCGACTCGAGGTTCGGGAAGACCAGCACGTTCGCGGGCTCATCGAGCTCCGAGAAGCCGTAGGTGCCCTCGAGGATGTCCTCGACGACGGCGGTGTCGGCCTGCATCTCGCCGTCGACGGTGAAGTCGACCTCGGGGTCGTCCTGCAGCATGGCAGCCGCTTTGCGCGGCTTGCGGGTACCTTCGTTGTTGACGCTGCCGAAGTTCGAGTACGAGAGGAGTGCGGCGCGGGGTTCGATGTTGAACCGGCGCGCGAGTTTGCCGGTCTGTTTGGTGACTTCCGCGAGCACGTCTTCATCAGGGGCCTGGTTGACCGTCGCGTCGGCGACGAAGATGACGCGGTTCTTGAAGGTGAGCATGTAGACACCCGCCGCGTAGTCGACATCCTCGTCGGTGCCGATCACCTGCAGGGGCGGCCGCAGCGCCGACGGATAATGATGCGAGAGCCCCGTCAGAAGCGCGTCCGCGTCGCCCTGTTCGACCATGACGCTGCCGAAGTAGTTCGAGTCGCGCTCGACGAGTTCGCCGGCCTCGCTTCGTGTGATCCCCTTGCGGGCGCGGAGTTCGTGGAGTCGCTCCGCGTACTCCTCGTAGTCGCCGACCGAGGGGTCCGCGACGGTCGGATCGAAATCGAAGCCGAGGTTCGCCGAGGTCTGTCGGATCTCGTCCTCGTCGCCGATCAGCACCGGCAGGGCGATCCCCTGCTCTTGAATCTGGTAGGCCGCGCGGATCATCTTCTCGTTTTCGCCCTCCGCGAGCGCGACCGTCTTGGGGTCGCTCTTGGCCTTGTTGAGGACGACACGCATCATCTCGCGGGACTTGCCCAGGCGGGCCTCGAGTTCCTCCTCGTAGGCCTCTAAGTCGATCTCGGTTCGGGCGGCACCGGACTCCATCGCGGCCTCGGCGATCGACGGCGCGACGCGGAAGAGGACGCGGGGATCGACTGGCTTGGGAATAATGTAGTCGGGACCGTACTGGATCGGCTCGTCGCCGTAGGCTTTGACGACCGCGTCGGGCACGTCCTGGCGGGCGAGTTCGGCCAGCGCCTCGGCACAGGCAACCTTCATCTCCTCGTTGATCTCGGTAGCCCGAACGTCGAGCGCGCCGCGGAAGATGAACGGGAACCCGAGGACGTTGTTGACCTGATTGGGGTAGTCAGAGCGACCCGTGGCCATGATGACCGTGTCGTCGCGGGCGTCTTTGGCCGCCTCGTAGTCGATCTCGGGGTCGGGGTTGGCCATCGCGAAGACGATCGGGTTGGCGGCCATCGACTGCACCATCTCCTGGCTGACGATGCCGCCGATCGAGAGGCCGACGAAGACGTCCGCGCCCTCCATCGCGTCCGCGAGACCGCCCTCGGGCACGTCGCGGGCGAACTGCTGTTTGTACTCGTTGACATCGCCCTCCGCCGCGCGGGCCTCGGTGATGATCCCCGAGGAGTCACACATCGTGATGTTCTCCTTCTTGCAACCCAACGAGACGTAGAACCGGGCCGTCGCGATGGCACTCGCGCCAGCCCCGGAGAAGGCGATTTCGAGCTCCTCTAGGCTCTTGCCGGCGATATCGGCGGCGTTCAACAGCGCCGCACCGGAGATGATCGCGGTACCGTGCTGGTCGTCGTGGAAAACGGGGATGTCGATCTCCTCGCGCAGGCGCTCCTCGACGGTGAAACACTCGGGCGCTTTGATGTCCTCGAGATTGACCCCGCCGAAGGTCGGTTCCATCA
Proteins encoded in this window:
- a CDS encoding NADP-dependent malic enzyme → MGLDEDALEYHRTDPPGKIEISTTKPTNTQRDLSLAYSPGVAAPCLEIDEDETDAYTYTAKGNLVGVVSNGSAVLGLGDIGAQASKPVMEGKGVLFKRFADIDVFDIELDEADPDKLVEAVKMMEPTFGGVNLEDIKAPECFTVEERLREEIDIPVFHDDQHGTAIISGAALLNAADIAGKSLEELEIAFSGAGASAIATARFYVSLGCKKENITMCDSSGIITEARAAEGDVNEYKQQFARDVPEGGLADAMEGADVFVGLSIGGIVSQEMVQSMAANPIVFAMANPDPEIDYEAAKDARDDTVIMATGRSDYPNQVNNVLGFPFIFRGALDVRATEINEEMKVACAEALAELARQDVPDAVVKAYGDEPIQYGPDYIIPKPVDPRVLFRVAPSIAEAAMESGAARTEIDLEAYEEELEARLGKSREMMRVVLNKAKSDPKTVALAEGENEKMIRAAYQIQEQGIALPVLIGDEDEIRQTSANLGFDFDPTVADPSVGDYEEYAERLHELRARKGITRSEAGELVERDSNYFGSVMVEQGDADALLTGLSHHYPSALRPPLQVIGTDEDVDYAAGVYMLTFKNRVIFVADATVNQAPDEDVLAEVTKQTGKLARRFNIEPRAALLSYSNFGSVNNEGTRKPRKAAAMLQDDPEVDFTVDGEMQADTAVVEDILEGTYGFSELDEPANVLVFPNLESGNIGYKLLQRLGGADAIGPMLVGMDKPVHVLQRGDEVKDIVNLAGVAVVDAQQE